From Humisphaera borealis, the proteins below share one genomic window:
- a CDS encoding metal ABC transporter permease yields MNPFLWILGSPPDGYKPGLETFWPILVEGALVSVALALIGCWLVVRGLSLLGDALAHSVLPGIVIGFLIGKSLQSAWILVGATAMGMAAAVLVQAVRDNSRVKEDASLGIVFTTLFAIGVVLINLFAGQTDLDPGCVLYGQVEYFIRTPEKIIPMACILGGILLLMVLFFRQLLISTFDPLLARSMGIPATFIHYTIMAVLSLTTVASFEAVGAILAVALLVTPGATARLWTDRMKRMLLLAALHALLATTIGYWLSHPSILNTSASGAISSAGFGLFLVSWLVAPKRGLLSQYRVRRRLRRTMAEENLVKTVHELTSPSPATAANPSSEPQGTETSMPAQVPTSVASARVRELLQMPSFDFEAALRGVISRGWARAGKGQITLTPAGHRRAQLLASAHELWEQYLRQEVGLADDHLHDPAEWVEHFLDESRIEELKASLIKQAPG; encoded by the coding sequence ATGAACCCTTTCCTCTGGATCCTCGGCTCCCCTCCCGACGGCTATAAGCCCGGATTGGAGACTTTCTGGCCTATCCTGGTCGAGGGTGCTCTGGTGTCGGTGGCGCTGGCACTGATCGGCTGCTGGCTCGTCGTGCGCGGGCTGTCGCTGCTCGGCGACGCGCTGGCCCATTCGGTTCTTCCCGGCATCGTGATCGGCTTTCTCATCGGTAAGTCTCTCCAGTCGGCCTGGATCCTGGTCGGCGCCACCGCCATGGGCATGGCGGCGGCGGTGCTCGTGCAGGCGGTCCGCGACAACAGCCGGGTGAAGGAAGATGCCTCGCTTGGCATCGTCTTCACCACGCTGTTCGCGATCGGCGTCGTGCTGATCAACCTCTTCGCCGGCCAGACCGATCTCGACCCCGGATGCGTGCTCTACGGGCAGGTCGAGTACTTCATCCGCACCCCGGAAAAAATCATCCCGATGGCGTGCATCCTGGGCGGCATCCTGCTGCTGATGGTCCTGTTCTTCCGCCAACTGCTCATCAGCACGTTCGATCCGCTGCTTGCCCGCAGCATGGGCATCCCGGCGACGTTCATCCATTACACGATCATGGCCGTCCTCTCGCTGACGACGGTCGCGAGCTTCGAAGCGGTCGGCGCGATCCTTGCCGTCGCGCTGCTCGTCACGCCCGGCGCAACTGCCCGCCTCTGGACCGACCGCATGAAGCGCATGCTCCTGCTGGCCGCTTTGCACGCACTGCTGGCGACGACCATCGGCTACTGGCTCAGTCATCCGTCGATCCTCAACACGTCGGCGAGCGGGGCGATCTCGTCGGCGGGGTTCGGGCTGTTCCTGGTCAGTTGGCTCGTCGCGCCCAAACGTGGGCTTCTCAGTCAGTATCGCGTTCGCAGGCGCCTTCGGCGGACGATGGCCGAGGAGAACCTCGTCAAGACCGTGCACGAGCTGACGTCGCCGTCGCCCGCGACTGCCGCAAACCCATCGTCCGAACCGCAGGGCACGGAAACGTCGATGCCGGCTCAGGTTCCGACGTCCGTTGCCTCGGCCCGCGTGCGCGAACTGCTGCAGATGCCGTCGTTCGACTTCGAGGCCGCACTTCGTGGCGTCATCTCCCGCGGCTGGGCCCGTGCCGGCAAAGGGCAGATCACCCTGACCCCTGCCGGCCATCGCAGGGCTCAACTGCTGGCCAGCGCCCACGAACTTTGGGAACAGTACCTGCGCCAGGAAGTTGGCCTGGCCGACGATCACCTGCACGACCCCGCCGAATGGGTCGAGCACTTCCTCGACGAAAGCCGAATCGAGGAACTGAAGGCATCCCTCATCAAGCAAGCGCCAGGGTGA
- a CDS encoding cobalamin B12-binding domain-containing protein, with product MSRTHVTPSLSQKYLEPLLKGERDLCRRIVEESLAAGISPADLLNDLVWPTMEKVQELYRDDRITISAVNLATRLNRALTDQLTARLPRSAPKGKKVLIFCGDDEPEELGGQICADLFECDGWNVKFAGGGVPEDEVLSLIGSERPELLVMFGTLPAGVPAVRKLIDYLREVNSCPEMQIMCCGGIYKRAEGLAEEIGADLFAAEASDAIRVANDNPTKKATVDQQTVGRMRRIRKAQLRRVDRVAPSAEQVA from the coding sequence ATGTCCCGCACCCACGTCACCCCGTCCCTCTCCCAGAAGTACCTCGAGCCCCTTCTCAAGGGCGAACGCGACCTGTGCCGTCGCATCGTCGAGGAATCTCTTGCCGCCGGCATCAGCCCGGCCGACCTCCTGAACGACCTCGTCTGGCCGACGATGGAAAAGGTCCAGGAGCTCTATCGCGATGACCGCATCACGATCTCGGCCGTCAACCTCGCCACCCGCCTGAACCGCGCCCTGACCGACCAGCTCACCGCCCGCCTGCCGCGGTCGGCCCCCAAGGGCAAGAAGGTCCTGATCTTCTGCGGCGACGACGAGCCCGAAGAGCTCGGCGGCCAGATCTGTGCCGACCTGTTCGAGTGCGACGGCTGGAACGTCAAGTTCGCCGGCGGCGGCGTGCCGGAAGACGAAGTCCTCTCGCTCATCGGCAGCGAACGCCCGGAACTGCTCGTCATGTTCGGTACCCTCCCGGCCGGCGTCCCCGCCGTCCGCAAACTCATCGACTACCTCCGCGAGGTCAACAGCTGTCCGGAGATGCAGATCATGTGCTGCGGCGGCATCTACAAGCGGGCCGAAGGCCTGGCCGAAGAGATCGGCGCCGACCTCTTCGCCGCCGAGGCGTCCGATGCGATCCGCGTCGCCAATGACAACCCGACCAAAAAGGCGACGGTCGATCAGCAGACCGTCGGCCGGATGCGCCGAATCCGCAAGGCCCAGTTGCGCCGCGTCGACCGCGTCGCGCCGTCCGCCGAGCAGGTGGCGTAA
- a CDS encoding TonB-dependent receptor: protein MGKSIQVARSSASNRPASQKQWKILCGAITAAIGQPLMTSSSLAQDTAPTTRPASQAAAETAPATATPVRAAGDGAPQSFLIGEPIVVTATRLPEAPLKSPYAVDVVGQQQIAERGYRTPTEAVAEVPGVMAQKTGPGQGSPFIRGFTGFRTLLLVDGIRLNNSTFRDGPNQYFNTIDALGVDRFEIVKGPASVLYGSDAIGGTINSITKGPTGYGDGTRFGAALYQRAASAEKSYTIHPEGTVTFGQKVGVYAAGSYKKYGDLEGGKDIGEQDATSYDEWSGDLKVEYNLTPNQRLVFAHQRYQQNNAPRTHSTVDGINFAGSTNGSDLQRDLDQYRDLTYVQYHADQLTGAISNVMASVSWHHQFESEDRIRGNGARSISETDVGSLGLLLQLTSPTPIGELTYGVEYYRDSVSSSSSTNPIQGPVGDNANYDLLGLYIQDRIPIGDRFDLTLGGRFTYAAADIGSYVDPTTGDAASLEQDWTSFVGSIRGNYFIVKDQLSAFAGVSQGFRAPNLSDLSRLDIARSGELEIAAPGLDPEEFVSYEIGFKGAWDNWGFQAAYFYTDINDMIVRRPTGATIGSSAVVTKANAGDGYIQGIELGLSYRFHPDFTFFGAGSWQDGEIDQFPTSGPQVDREPASRLIPTNGLLGIRWDDPSRRVFVEGAVQIVAAQHQLSSGDKADTQRIPPGGTPSYELYHLRAGWTINPNATLTLACENLFDEDYRVHGSGSNGAGRNFVVGLELRY, encoded by the coding sequence ATGGGCAAGTCAATTCAGGTGGCACGTTCGTCGGCATCCAACCGGCCGGCATCTCAGAAACAATGGAAGATCCTCTGCGGTGCGATCACCGCAGCGATCGGGCAGCCGCTGATGACGTCGTCATCGCTTGCGCAGGACACGGCCCCCACCACCCGGCCAGCCTCGCAGGCGGCCGCCGAAACCGCACCTGCCACGGCAACGCCCGTCCGGGCTGCCGGCGACGGGGCACCGCAATCGTTTCTCATCGGCGAGCCGATTGTCGTTACGGCAACCCGTCTCCCGGAAGCGCCACTGAAGAGTCCGTATGCGGTTGACGTGGTCGGACAGCAACAGATCGCGGAACGGGGCTATCGAACGCCGACCGAGGCCGTCGCGGAGGTTCCGGGGGTGATGGCGCAGAAGACCGGGCCCGGGCAGGGCTCTCCGTTCATTCGCGGCTTCACAGGTTTTCGCACGCTGCTGCTCGTGGACGGCATCCGGCTCAACAATTCGACCTTCCGAGACGGTCCCAACCAGTACTTCAATACGATCGACGCCCTGGGTGTCGACCGATTCGAGATCGTCAAGGGGCCGGCGTCGGTGCTCTACGGTTCCGACGCGATCGGCGGAACGATCAACTCCATCACCAAGGGCCCGACCGGCTACGGCGACGGCACGCGGTTCGGTGCCGCCCTCTACCAACGCGCCGCGTCGGCTGAAAAATCGTACACCATTCACCCTGAAGGCACCGTCACGTTCGGCCAGAAGGTCGGCGTCTATGCCGCGGGGTCGTACAAGAAGTACGGCGACCTCGAAGGCGGCAAGGACATCGGCGAGCAGGACGCGACCAGCTATGACGAATGGTCCGGCGACCTGAAGGTCGAATACAACCTGACGCCGAATCAGCGGCTCGTCTTCGCCCACCAGCGATATCAGCAGAACAACGCGCCGCGCACGCATTCAACCGTCGACGGAATCAACTTTGCCGGCAGCACCAATGGGTCGGACCTGCAGCGCGACCTCGACCAGTACCGCGACCTGACTTATGTCCAGTATCACGCCGACCAGTTGACGGGCGCGATCAGCAATGTGATGGCCAGCGTCTCCTGGCACCACCAGTTCGAGAGCGAAGACCGCATCCGCGGCAACGGCGCCCGCTCGATCTCCGAAACCGACGTCGGCAGCCTCGGCCTGCTCCTGCAACTGACCAGCCCGACCCCGATCGGCGAGTTGACGTACGGCGTGGAGTACTACCGCGACAGCGTCAGTTCCAGTTCTTCCACCAACCCGATCCAGGGCCCGGTCGGCGACAACGCCAACTACGACCTTCTCGGCCTTTACATCCAGGACCGAATCCCGATCGGGGACCGTTTCGACCTGACCCTTGGCGGGCGTTTCACGTATGCCGCCGCTGACATCGGCTCCTACGTCGATCCCACGACCGGGGACGCGGCGAGCCTGGAGCAGGACTGGACGAGCTTTGTCGGCTCCATCCGCGGCAACTATTTCATCGTCAAGGATCAGCTTTCGGCATTCGCGGGGGTGAGCCAGGGTTTCCGCGCTCCGAACCTCTCGGACTTGTCGCGGCTGGATATCGCCCGCAGCGGCGAACTGGAGATCGCCGCACCGGGGCTCGACCCCGAAGAGTTCGTCAGTTACGAAATTGGTTTCAAGGGTGCGTGGGACAACTGGGGCTTCCAGGCGGCATACTTCTACACCGACATCAACGACATGATCGTCCGCCGTCCCACCGGCGCGACGATCGGCAGCAGCGCCGTGGTCACCAAGGCCAATGCCGGCGACGGCTACATCCAGGGTATCGAATTGGGCCTGTCGTACCGGTTCCACCCTGACTTCACGTTCTTCGGCGCAGGGTCCTGGCAGGACGGCGAGATCGACCAGTTCCCCACGTCCGGTCCGCAGGTCGATCGCGAGCCGGCGAGCCGGCTCATCCCCACCAACGGGCTTCTGGGCATCCGGTGGGACGACCCGTCGCGGCGGGTATTCGTCGAGGGCGCAGTTCAGATCGTTGCGGCACAGCACCAACTCTCGAGCGGCGACAAAGCCGACACCCAGCGCATTCCGCCCGGCGGTACGCCCAGTTACGAGCTGTACCACCTCCGCGCCGGATGGACCATCAACCCCAACGCCACGCTGACCCTGGCCTGCGAGAACCTGTTCGACGAGGACTATCGCGTCCATGGCTCGGGCAGCAATGGCGCGGGCCGGAACTTCGTCGTCGGGCTGGAGCTGCGGTACTAG
- a CDS encoding fructose-bisphosphatase class III, with protein MTTPLSDCASDTELAMLRALSDRFKNVDAALAEIARLSAVLTLPKGTIHIISDIHGEDKKLRHVINNASGSLRPLIERLFAKEMSPQQFREFLTLIFYPAEVTDRLADYPLKPEELRAYAIRTLLAQFELARVLASRFSHKRAMAVFPPEYHDLLLEMLYAPTPERGEQFVEAVVDEMIKCGKALHLIHITGRLVRNLAIYELIIGGDCWDRGPRGDRVVDYLRQQPNVSFIWGNHDAAWLGAALGHEALICHVLRVSLRYRRLSQLDEGYSIPLTPLEHLARTVYGDDPATQFMPKSSGMRPNELVARMQKAAAIMQFKLEGQMISRHPEWEMDHRRLLHRIDHAAGTIEVDGKSYALRDKLFPTINPADPYALSADEQLCLDRIRRSFTSSQKLWEHMQYLVNFGSMYLRRDDHLIFHGCVPVDANGDFLPMVIDGEALAGRAMFEAIDKVILRSLEQKEQNDLDLLWYLWSGPRSPLFGKDRITTFERDFIADKHTHEETKDPYFALINEAWFCDKVMTEFGVSPERGLIVNGHVPVKIEKGESPMKRSGKAITIDGAFSEAYGDHGYTLVLEADRTQLALHHHFESVESAIRDGVDIVPKVTTVRSWERPRRMAETERGREMQRHIELLNRLVQAYHANRLRQR; from the coding sequence ATGACCACGCCGCTTAGTGACTGTGCATCGGATACCGAACTGGCAATGCTCCGCGCCCTGTCGGATCGCTTTAAGAACGTCGACGCGGCACTTGCCGAAATCGCCCGCCTCTCGGCCGTTCTGACGCTGCCGAAGGGCACGATCCACATCATTTCGGACATTCACGGCGAGGATAAGAAGCTTCGCCACGTCATCAATAATGCGTCGGGCTCGCTGCGGCCGCTGATCGAGCGACTGTTCGCGAAGGAGATGTCGCCACAGCAGTTCAGGGAGTTCCTGACACTCATTTTTTATCCGGCGGAGGTGACCGACCGGCTGGCCGACTACCCGCTGAAGCCTGAGGAACTGCGCGCCTACGCCATCCGCACGCTTTTGGCGCAATTCGAGCTGGCCCGCGTCCTGGCGAGCCGGTTCAGCCACAAGCGGGCGATGGCCGTCTTCCCGCCGGAGTATCACGACCTGCTGCTGGAGATGCTCTACGCCCCCACACCCGAGCGCGGCGAACAGTTTGTCGAAGCCGTGGTCGATGAAATGATCAAGTGCGGCAAGGCCCTGCACCTGATCCACATCACCGGGCGACTGGTCCGTAACCTGGCGATTTACGAGCTGATCATCGGCGGCGACTGCTGGGACCGCGGGCCGCGGGGCGACCGTGTCGTGGACTACCTCCGACAGCAGCCGAACGTGTCGTTCATCTGGGGCAATCACGATGCGGCCTGGCTGGGCGCGGCACTGGGCCACGAGGCGCTGATCTGCCACGTGCTCCGCGTCAGCCTGCGGTACCGACGGCTGAGCCAGCTCGACGAGGGGTACAGCATTCCCCTGACCCCGCTGGAACACCTGGCGCGAACCGTCTACGGCGACGACCCGGCGACGCAGTTCATGCCGAAGTCATCGGGAATGCGTCCGAACGAACTCGTTGCCCGCATGCAGAAGGCGGCGGCGATCATGCAGTTCAAGCTCGAAGGGCAGATGATCTCCCGCCATCCGGAATGGGAGATGGACCACCGGCGACTGCTGCACCGGATCGATCACGCCGCCGGAACCATTGAGGTGGACGGCAAGTCATATGCCCTCCGCGACAAGCTGTTTCCGACGATCAATCCGGCCGATCCGTACGCGCTGTCGGCCGACGAGCAACTCTGCCTGGATCGCATTCGCAGGTCGTTCACCAGCAGCCAGAAGCTCTGGGAACACATGCAATACCTGGTGAACTTCGGCAGCATGTATCTTCGGCGGGACGACCACCTGATTTTCCACGGATGCGTACCGGTCGATGCCAACGGCGACTTCCTGCCGATGGTGATCGACGGCGAAGCGCTGGCGGGCCGGGCGATGTTCGAAGCGATCGACAAGGTGATCCTGCGGTCGCTGGAGCAGAAGGAGCAGAACGACCTGGACCTGCTCTGGTACCTCTGGAGCGGGCCCAGGTCGCCGCTGTTCGGCAAGGATCGCATCACGACGTTCGAGCGAGATTTCATCGCCGACAAGCACACGCACGAAGAGACGAAAGACCCCTACTTCGCCCTGATCAACGAGGCCTGGTTCTGCGACAAGGTGATGACCGAGTTCGGGGTGAGCCCCGAACGCGGGCTTATCGTCAATGGCCACGTGCCCGTGAAGATCGAAAAGGGCGAGAGCCCGATGAAGCGCAGTGGCAAAGCGATCACGATCGACGGCGCGTTCTCCGAAGCCTACGGCGACCACGGCTATACGCTGGTGCTTGAGGCCGACCGCACACAGCTGGCGCTGCACCACCACTTCGAATCGGTGGAGTCGGCGATTCGCGACGGCGTCGATATCGTGCCGAAAGTGACCACCGTCCGGTCGTGGGAACGTCCGCGGCGAATGGCCGAGACAGAACGCGGCCGCGAGATGCAGCGGCACATCGAACTGCTCAACCGCCTCGTGCAGGCTTATCACGCCAACAGGCTGAGGCAGCGGTAG